A stretch of Paenibacillus peoriae DNA encodes these proteins:
- the thrS gene encoding threonine--tRNA ligase, with translation MSIQVKLPDGAVREYEQGVTIADVAGSISSGLKKNAVAGKVNGKAVDLNTVLDQNVDLEIITLDGADGLEIYRHSTAHLLAQALKRIYGEKNVKLGIGPVIDSGFYYDIDIENPLSVDDLAKIEKEMTKIAQENLPITRRVVSREEATRIFGELEDPLKLELIRDLPEEAEITIYDQGEFFDLCRGPHLPSTGRIKAFKLLSVAGAYWRGDSNNKMLQRIYGTAFPKKAQLDEHLHLLEEAKKRDHRKLGKELELFMFSEEAPGMPFYLPKGMVVRTALEDYSRDIQRLHGYEEVRTPLMMNNRLWEQSGHYEHYKENMYFSEVDETTFALKPMNCPGHMLVFKNELHSYRDLPIRIAEFGQVHRHELSGALNGMMRVRTFCQDDAHIFVTPGQIEQEISDVIKLINEMYSVFGFDFTVELSTRPDDFMGEPALWDQAEQALQNVLDHLGINYRINAGDGAFYGPKIDFHILDALKRSWQCGTIQLDFQMPEKFDLTYVGEDNQKHRPVVIHRAIYGSIDRFMGILTEHFTGAFPLWLAPVHAKLLPVSENYIETANEIQDALLKAGLRVEVDTRNEKLGYKIREAQLEKVPYMFVIGENEKTTGTVAVRKRGEGDLGSLSIADIVEKISTEIREKQ, from the coding sequence GTGAGTATTCAAGTGAAATTGCCGGATGGAGCCGTACGCGAGTACGAGCAGGGCGTAACGATCGCCGATGTGGCGGGTTCGATCAGCTCCGGGCTGAAAAAGAACGCCGTAGCAGGTAAAGTGAATGGGAAGGCTGTAGACCTGAACACCGTTTTGGACCAGAACGTTGACCTTGAAATCATTACGCTGGACGGTGCAGACGGTCTGGAAATTTATCGCCACAGTACAGCGCATTTGCTGGCACAGGCGCTCAAACGCATTTACGGTGAGAAAAATGTGAAGCTGGGTATCGGTCCGGTCATCGACAGCGGCTTCTACTATGACATTGATATCGAAAACCCCTTGTCCGTTGACGACTTGGCCAAGATTGAGAAGGAAATGACGAAGATCGCACAGGAAAATCTGCCGATTACACGTCGTGTGGTCAGCCGTGAGGAAGCCACTCGTATTTTTGGAGAGTTGGAAGACCCACTGAAGCTGGAACTGATTCGTGATTTGCCGGAAGAAGCGGAAATTACGATCTATGACCAAGGCGAATTTTTTGACCTGTGTCGTGGCCCGCATTTGCCATCTACTGGCCGCATCAAAGCTTTTAAACTGTTGAGTGTAGCGGGTGCATACTGGAGAGGCGATTCCAACAACAAGATGCTGCAACGTATCTACGGAACAGCATTCCCGAAAAAAGCACAACTGGATGAGCACCTGCATTTGCTGGAGGAAGCAAAAAAACGTGACCATCGCAAGTTGGGTAAAGAGTTGGAACTGTTCATGTTCTCCGAAGAAGCACCGGGTATGCCGTTCTACCTGCCTAAAGGTATGGTTGTCCGCACTGCATTGGAAGATTACTCCCGTGACATTCAACGTCTGCATGGCTATGAGGAAGTACGTACACCGCTGATGATGAACAACCGGCTGTGGGAACAATCGGGACACTATGAGCATTACAAGGAAAACATGTACTTCTCCGAAGTGGATGAAACTACATTTGCTCTGAAACCGATGAACTGCCCAGGGCATATGCTTGTGTTTAAAAATGAGCTTCATTCTTATCGCGATCTGCCAATTCGTATAGCCGAATTTGGACAAGTGCATCGCCATGAGCTGTCCGGTGCGTTGAACGGTATGATGCGTGTTCGTACATTCTGTCAGGATGATGCGCATATTTTTGTCACACCAGGTCAGATTGAACAAGAGATTTCAGACGTAATTAAGCTGATTAACGAAATGTATAGTGTGTTTGGCTTTGACTTCACAGTGGAATTGTCCACACGTCCAGATGACTTTATGGGCGAGCCAGCACTGTGGGATCAAGCGGAACAAGCTCTGCAAAACGTGCTGGATCACCTGGGCATAAACTACCGTATTAATGCGGGAGATGGAGCATTTTACGGTCCAAAAATTGACTTCCACATTCTCGATGCGCTCAAACGCAGCTGGCAGTGCGGAACGATCCAATTGGACTTCCAAATGCCTGAAAAATTCGACCTCACTTATGTGGGCGAGGACAACCAAAAGCACCGTCCAGTCGTTATTCACCGTGCCATCTACGGTTCAATTGACCGCTTCATGGGCATCCTGACTGAGCATTTTACAGGTGCATTCCCATTATGGTTGGCTCCTGTTCATGCGAAGCTGTTGCCAGTATCCGAGAACTATATCGAGACTGCTAATGAGATACAGGATGCGTTGCTGAAAGCGGGTCTGCGCGTCGAAGTGGATACTCGCAATGAGAAGCTTGGTTATAAAATCCGCGAGGCGCAACTAGAGAAGGTTCCATATATGTTCGTTATCGGGGAAAATGAAAAAACAACTGGTACTGTAGCGGTTCGTAAACGCGGCGAAGGCGATCTGGGATCACTCAGCATTGCGGACATCGTTGAGAAAATCAGCACAGAAATCCGTGAGAAACAGTAA
- a CDS encoding TetR/AcrR family transcriptional regulator has translation MQSKRGRPRNVETHKSILNASYDLLLEQGFGAVTVEKIAERAKVSKATIYKWWPNKAAVVMDGFLSATIARLPVPDTGSVLDDILIHATNLVRFLISREGKIITELIGEGQLDSGLSEAYRTRYFHPRRLEARLLIERGMERGELKEDLDIELCIDLIYGPVFYRLLVTGYPLDDSYVRQLVMNAFKGIGLD, from the coding sequence GTGCAGAGCAAAAGAGGACGTCCACGTAATGTCGAGACGCATAAATCTATCCTTAACGCTTCCTATGATTTACTGTTGGAGCAAGGCTTTGGGGCGGTTACGGTAGAAAAAATTGCTGAACGAGCGAAAGTTAGCAAAGCCACCATTTATAAATGGTGGCCTAACAAAGCTGCCGTAGTGATGGATGGTTTCCTGTCAGCCACCATAGCAAGATTGCCCGTGCCCGACACGGGCTCTGTATTAGATGATATTCTCATTCATGCCACAAATTTAGTGCGGTTCTTAATAAGTCGAGAGGGTAAAATCATTACGGAGTTAATAGGCGAAGGGCAACTTGATTCAGGATTGTCAGAGGCATACCGGACCCGATATTTCCACCCTCGGCGACTTGAGGCCAGGCTTCTTATTGAGCGCGGAATGGAGCGCGGAGAATTGAAGGAAGATCTCGATATTGAATTATGTATCGATCTCATTTATGGGCCCGTTTTTTATCGATTGTTGGTAACCGGTTATCCATTAGACGACTCCTATGTACGACAATTAGTCATGAATGCGTTCAAAGGAATTGGCTTGGACTGA
- a CDS encoding TetR/AcrR family transcriptional regulator produces MPRIIVTEEQWIRKGIERFEQGGIDQLVVEKMAVSLGCSKSSFYWYFNNRSSYIRQIVETWKEQTTQQVIAASIIHAAADERIKELLTQMFGKTKRGDFLFYLRKLSLKDDSYRSLLDEVEQMRMEFMKELLIQKGMQAEKAFQRSWMLYHYYLGWYERHKQETLSNEAIQQHIHMIWTEWISNEPN; encoded by the coding sequence ATGCCTAGAATTATTGTCACAGAAGAACAATGGATTCGGAAAGGAATCGAACGTTTTGAACAGGGTGGAATTGATCAACTCGTAGTTGAAAAAATGGCCGTTTCTTTGGGGTGCAGTAAGAGCAGTTTTTATTGGTATTTTAACAATCGCAGCAGCTACATTAGACAGATTGTGGAGACATGGAAGGAACAGACGACACAACAGGTGATTGCAGCGTCCATCATCCATGCTGCTGCAGATGAGCGGATCAAAGAGTTGTTAACCCAGATGTTCGGGAAGACGAAACGAGGAGATTTTCTGTTTTATCTGCGAAAACTGTCATTGAAGGATGATAGTTACCGTTCCTTGCTCGATGAAGTTGAACAGATGAGAATGGAGTTTATGAAAGAGCTTTTAATACAGAAGGGAATGCAGGCAGAGAAAGCCTTTCAGAGATCATGGATGTTGTACCATTACTACTTAGGCTGGTATGAGCGTCACAAGCAAGAGACATTAAGTAACGAAGCCATTCAACAGCATATTCACATGATTTGGACAGAGTGGATTTCGAATGAACCCAATTAA
- a CDS encoding DUF350 domain-containing protein, which translates to MDSHISLGNALGNVGIGLLILFAILIVGYFVFSLLTRYNDNQEIAHGNEAAGIYMGAKLLGLCIIVGMVSYSSHSWLDMLAWSAVGIVVLCLVYVIFDLVTPRTKVCEEIAKGNVALAQLLRSIIVGASFVVGTFLM; encoded by the coding sequence TTGGACTCTCATATCAGTTTGGGCAACGCACTGGGCAATGTAGGTATCGGCCTGCTTATCCTGTTTGCCATCTTAATCGTAGGTTATTTTGTGTTCAGCTTACTGACACGTTATAACGATAATCAAGAAATCGCACACGGCAATGAGGCGGCAGGCATCTATATGGGGGCAAAGCTGCTAGGTCTGTGTATCATCGTGGGGATGGTGTCGTACAGCAGTCATTCATGGCTCGATATGCTGGCCTGGTCGGCTGTGGGCATTGTAGTGCTGTGTCTCGTCTATGTGATTTTTGATCTGGTGACGCCGCGTACCAAGGTGTGTGAGGAAATTGCCAAGGGCAATGTGGCTCTGGCACAGCTGCTGCGTTCAATCATCGTCGGGGCTTCTTTTGTGGTAGGTACATTTTTGATGTAG
- a CDS encoding S-ribosylhomocysteine lyase — MAKVESFQLDHTIVKAPYVRAAGVEHDEKGSTVQKYDLRFLQPNEDALPTAAVHTLEHLLATYLRDEIKGIIDISPMGCRTGFYLILWNEHEPEEIALALEKTLKRILETTEVPAVTALECGNYKDHSLFSAQEYVKIVLEAGISRDPFERVL; from the coding sequence ATGGCAAAAGTAGAAAGTTTTCAATTAGATCACACGATTGTAAAGGCTCCTTATGTAAGAGCAGCGGGAGTAGAGCATGACGAAAAAGGAAGCACAGTACAAAAGTATGACTTGAGATTTTTGCAACCCAATGAAGATGCACTTCCGACAGCAGCTGTACATACGCTGGAGCACTTATTAGCCACGTATCTGAGAGATGAAATCAAAGGAATTATTGATATCTCTCCTATGGGATGCAGAACGGGGTTCTACTTGATTTTATGGAATGAACATGAGCCTGAGGAAATTGCACTCGCTTTGGAAAAAACCTTGAAAAGAATTCTGGAAACGACAGAGGTCCCGGCTGTTACTGCTTTGGAATGTGGGAACTACAAGGACCACTCCCTTTTCTCTGCGCAGGAATATGTGAAAATTGTATTGGAAGCAGGCATTAGCCGCGATCCTTTCGAAAGAGTATTGTAA
- a CDS encoding SDR family NAD(P)-dependent oxidoreductase, producing MISIDLSHQTAVVTGGKSGIGKGIVELFIQSGAKVISADISYEEPYRVVNPQLVETQLDISKPDDIERWCDLLISEAGVPDILVNCAGTSTMDYVIDSELADWEKVFSINSTGLYVTSKRFAKEMVAARKAGRIIQMASQAGKNGYRAMGGYCASKHAVLGLTKVMAIELARQNILVNAVCPGIVETPMKHRERIEGGVIRGMTAQEIYEEDCSQVPLGRTAEVEDVANVVLFLASPLSAYMTGQAINVTGGMTMH from the coding sequence ATGATTTCGATTGACCTATCTCATCAGACAGCGGTAGTGACAGGCGGTAAGTCAGGCATAGGCAAGGGAATTGTAGAGCTTTTCATTCAAAGCGGAGCTAAAGTGATTTCTGCTGATATCTCTTATGAAGAGCCGTATAGAGTGGTCAATCCACAGTTGGTTGAAACTCAATTGGACATATCCAAACCGGATGATATCGAAAGATGGTGCGATTTACTAATCAGCGAAGCGGGAGTTCCTGATATATTGGTGAACTGCGCGGGTACTTCTACGATGGATTATGTCATTGATAGTGAGTTGGCTGATTGGGAGAAAGTATTTTCGATCAATTCAACCGGATTATATGTAACGTCCAAACGTTTTGCCAAAGAAATGGTGGCTGCTCGTAAAGCAGGACGAATTATTCAAATGGCTTCGCAGGCTGGAAAAAATGGATATCGGGCGATGGGCGGATATTGTGCTTCCAAACATGCGGTTCTCGGCTTGACCAAGGTGATGGCCATTGAGCTTGCCCGGCAAAATATTTTGGTAAATGCGGTCTGCCCTGGCATTGTAGAAACGCCGATGAAGCATCGTGAACGGATTGAAGGAGGCGTCATTCGCGGAATGACCGCTCAAGAAATATACGAAGAAGATTGTTCACAGGTCCCTTTGGGGAGAACGGCCGAGGTGGAGGATGTTGCCAATGTAGTGCTGTTTCTGGCAAGTCCGCTCTCTGCATACATGACAGGACAAGCGATTAATGTTACAGGTGGAATGACGATGCACTAG
- a CDS encoding MFS transporter, which yields MQREQQALESNRISNWMMFLLAAACGLIVANLYYAQTLVGPIHIAMGLSSTAAGFIVTLTQIGYVVGLLFIVPLSDIIENRRLMVVSLIITVCALVVAAFATNAPLFLTASLFIGIGSVVAQILVPYATYLASEEQRGRVVGNVMSGLLLGIMFARPVASFITSIWGWQAVFILSAIVLTLLTILLSRALPERKPVPTVSYSKLIFSLGTLLKQTPALRRRALYQACLFGAFSLFWTVVPLRLADDFGMSQQGIALFALVGVGGAVAAPIAGRLADKGWSKVLTGLAMIIAALSFLLIYLFQSHSTVALVLLFISAITLDMAVSGNLVLGQRVIYSLGSEARGRLNGLFMSIFFIGGAIGSSLGGWSYALGGWNFSALIGVVLPVLALLYFFTEKETSGDVRKKQTT from the coding sequence ATGCAAAGAGAACAACAAGCCTTAGAAAGTAACCGTATCTCAAATTGGATGATGTTTTTGTTAGCAGCCGCATGCGGCCTTATTGTTGCCAACCTGTACTATGCTCAAACCCTTGTAGGACCTATTCATATTGCTATGGGTCTTTCTTCTACAGCCGCGGGCTTCATTGTCACCTTGACTCAAATCGGCTATGTGGTGGGATTGCTATTTATCGTACCGCTCAGCGACATTATCGAAAATCGACGGCTCATGGTCGTATCGCTAATCATTACAGTCTGTGCATTGGTTGTTGCCGCTTTTGCTACCAATGCCCCGTTGTTCCTGACCGCATCCTTGTTCATTGGAATTGGATCTGTGGTAGCCCAAATACTGGTGCCGTACGCCACCTATTTAGCATCCGAAGAGCAACGCGGCCGCGTTGTTGGGAATGTCATGAGCGGACTCTTGCTAGGCATTATGTTCGCACGGCCAGTAGCAAGCTTTATCACCAGCATCTGGGGGTGGCAAGCCGTATTTATTTTGTCAGCCATTGTCTTGACGCTGTTGACGATTCTGCTCTCGCGAGCTCTTCCAGAACGCAAGCCTGTGCCTACGGTATCTTACAGTAAATTGATTTTCTCGTTAGGTACTCTTCTAAAACAAACGCCTGCATTGCGTCGCCGTGCCCTCTATCAAGCCTGCCTATTTGGTGCATTCAGCCTATTTTGGACTGTTGTTCCTCTACGTTTGGCGGATGATTTCGGAATGTCCCAACAAGGGATTGCATTGTTTGCTTTAGTAGGCGTAGGTGGTGCGGTAGCTGCTCCGATTGCCGGGAGATTGGCGGATAAAGGCTGGAGTAAAGTATTAACCGGGTTAGCTATGATCATTGCAGCCTTGTCTTTTTTACTCATCTATCTTTTTCAAAGTCATTCGACGGTTGCACTCGTACTTCTCTTTATTTCCGCGATTACACTGGATATGGCTGTATCGGGAAATCTTGTACTTGGACAGCGTGTGATTTACTCCTTGGGAAGTGAAGCGAGAGGGCGTTTGAATGGATTATTCATGTCTATTTTTTTCATAGGCGGAGCGATTGGATCATCATTAGGTGGTTGGTCGTATGCGTTAGGAGGTTGGAATTTCAGTGCTCTGATTGGAGTCGTCCTGCCTGTGCTGGCTTTGCTGTACTTTTTCACTGAGAAAGAAACGAGTGGAGATGTGCGAAAGAAACAAACCACCTGA
- a CDS encoding DUF3995 domain-containing protein has protein sequence MLELLTWAVGGILWVLSGMHLYWVFGGQKGAKAAIPSTGTDLLFKPSKIGTSTVAILLALAAWFVLELGGVTQFLFFRSFHSYGAGLLSCVFILRSIGDFKWVGFCKRKKGTVFAKWDSVLYSPLCFLLGTAILIIMFLRTA, from the coding sequence ATGTTGGAATTACTTACATGGGCAGTTGGCGGAATTCTATGGGTACTGAGCGGCATGCATTTATATTGGGTATTCGGCGGACAAAAAGGCGCTAAGGCAGCGATCCCAAGCACGGGAACGGATTTACTCTTTAAACCCTCCAAAATAGGGACATCGACCGTTGCCATCTTACTAGCTTTAGCCGCTTGGTTCGTCCTAGAACTAGGTGGAGTAACACAATTCCTGTTTTTCAGGTCCTTTCATTCCTACGGTGCAGGCTTGTTGTCGTGCGTATTTATTTTACGTTCTATAGGAGATTTCAAATGGGTAGGGTTCTGCAAGAGAAAGAAAGGAACCGTTTTTGCAAAATGGGACAGTGTGCTCTATTCGCCCCTTTGCTTTCTCTTGGGAACAGCCATTTTAATCATTATGTTTTTGCGTACGGCATAA
- a CDS encoding Gfo/Idh/MocA family protein, whose product MSTTTFPTKQIRMGIIGLGLIAEYHMRSLHTISGVSIVAVSDVNPHRLQAIGEQLQLPTSKRYAHYEALIRDPEVDAILSLTPNDVHFDIIRIALEKHKAVLAEKPLTLTWEEADRLKKLYTANPVPLLVHYKHRYGAAFQYTKQLLDEQKLGKIYNIQFRYLMDAFAPYRQHPYTWRHNLAKAGSGVVGDTASHIIDLARFLVGEFKSVAALLHTITPERLDPITGLPVKVDVEDLAAFHGIIGDNTVGTFITHKNAIGIRHDIEVDIYGELGTLHASLSNPESIRIVLRDLEHPDAEYETWTVPAIYNHTAYEDFVELARGESVDRAPLFEDGYKNQWVLEKILQSWKENGRLVEV is encoded by the coding sequence ATGAGTACCACCACCTTCCCAACCAAACAAATTCGGATGGGTATCATTGGCCTGGGTCTTATCGCTGAATATCACATGAGATCACTGCACACCATCTCGGGGGTATCTATTGTGGCCGTTAGTGATGTGAATCCCCATCGCCTTCAAGCCATCGGAGAACAATTGCAACTGCCTACTTCCAAGCGGTACGCCCATTATGAAGCATTAATCCGTGACCCAGAGGTAGATGCGATTCTGTCGCTGACACCCAATGATGTGCATTTTGACATTATTCGTATTGCGCTGGAAAAACACAAAGCTGTACTGGCAGAAAAACCATTGACTCTCACATGGGAGGAAGCGGATCGGTTGAAAAAGCTATATACAGCGAATCCGGTGCCTTTGCTGGTTCACTATAAGCATCGCTACGGCGCGGCCTTCCAATATACCAAGCAACTGCTGGATGAGCAAAAGCTGGGTAAAATCTATAACATTCAATTCCGTTATCTAATGGATGCATTTGCGCCGTATCGTCAGCATCCGTATACTTGGCGTCACAATTTAGCCAAGGCTGGTTCTGGAGTAGTGGGGGATACAGCCTCACATATCATTGATCTGGCCCGTTTTTTGGTGGGTGAATTTAAAAGTGTCGCAGCGCTGCTACATACCATTACACCCGAGCGGCTCGATCCGATCACGGGCCTGCCTGTAAAAGTGGATGTGGAAGATCTCGCTGCCTTTCATGGCATCATAGGCGACAATACCGTGGGAACCTTTATCACACATAAAAATGCCATCGGCATACGGCACGATATCGAAGTCGATATCTATGGAGAACTGGGTACGCTGCACGCCAGCCTCAGTAATCCGGAAAGTATCCGCATTGTGCTGCGTGACCTAGAACACCCGGATGCCGAATACGAGACTTGGACTGTCCCTGCAATCTATAATCATACGGCCTATGAAGATTTTGTTGAGCTGGCAAGGGGAGAGTCTGTGGATCGTGCCCCCTTATTCGAGGACGGCTACAAAAACCAGTGGGTACTTGAGAAAATACTGCAATCATGGAAAGAGAATGGACGTTTAGTAGAAGTGTAG
- a CDS encoding GTP pyrophosphokinase, which produces MNEPDWKHLNAVPLPLQEFQLQLDQNSVDAKQLEEWRKIPVLYQLALEELKNKIKLIQTEWKLLDGFSPIEHIKTRIKEPHSIVEKVRRKGHEVTLDNILREIHDIAGMRVVCAFVKDIYRLMDHLHTREDIRILEVKDYIAHPKPNGYQSLHVIVEIPLILFEGTRWIKVEIQLRTLAMDFWASMEHILYYKFDKKVPEHVVNGLTEAARATYELDQKMLKLRGEILSLSEEQDAEETPEKPSEESSMKTLSLPADHATSRPQTC; this is translated from the coding sequence GTGAATGAACCGGATTGGAAGCACCTGAATGCTGTCCCATTACCCTTGCAGGAATTTCAGCTACAGCTGGATCAAAACAGTGTTGACGCCAAGCAACTAGAGGAGTGGAGAAAGATTCCCGTCCTTTATCAGCTGGCTCTGGAAGAATTAAAGAATAAAATTAAGCTGATCCAGACGGAATGGAAGCTGTTAGACGGTTTTAGCCCGATTGAACATATTAAAACCCGAATCAAAGAGCCCCACAGCATCGTGGAAAAGGTTCGGCGCAAAGGGCATGAAGTGACCTTGGACAATATATTGCGTGAAATTCATGATATCGCGGGGATGCGTGTGGTATGCGCCTTTGTGAAAGATATTTATCGTCTGATGGATCATCTACACACTCGGGAAGACATTCGTATTCTGGAGGTCAAGGACTATATAGCCCATCCTAAGCCCAACGGCTATCAGAGCCTGCATGTCATTGTGGAAATTCCACTGATCCTGTTTGAGGGCACACGTTGGATCAAGGTTGAAATTCAATTGCGTACATTGGCTATGGATTTCTGGGCCAGTATGGAGCATATTTTGTATTATAAGTTCGATAAGAAAGTGCCTGAACATGTCGTTAATGGATTGACCGAAGCCGCACGTGCAACCTACGAGCTGGATCAGAAAATGCTGAAGTTGCGCGGCGAAATTTTATCGCTTAGCGAGGAACAGGATGCGGAAGAAACCCCGGAGAAACCATCCGAAGAGTCGTCCATGAAGACACTCTCCCTCCCCGCAGATCACGCCACTTCACGGCCACAAACCTGCTAA
- a CDS encoding MarR family winged helix-turn-helix transcriptional regulator yields MRKKQPIGKLISHLYRRNQKILSKKLTPYGIGSGGQHSFLKLILQRPGITQEQLTNELKFDKATTARSVKQLEESGYIERKTDPNDRRSHLLSPTAKALEFSPVLQGILDESNVSLVHNLSEEEEDLLIDLLQKISIDPDE; encoded by the coding sequence ATGAGAAAAAAACAACCGATTGGAAAGCTAATTTCCCACCTGTACCGTCGTAATCAAAAAATATTGTCCAAAAAACTGACTCCTTACGGAATCGGCAGTGGAGGACAACACAGCTTTTTAAAGCTCATTTTGCAGCGGCCGGGCATTACACAAGAGCAGTTGACGAATGAACTTAAATTTGACAAGGCAACCACGGCGCGCTCTGTGAAACAATTGGAGGAATCAGGCTATATTGAACGGAAAACAGACCCAAATGACCGCCGTTCCCATCTTTTGTCTCCTACAGCCAAGGCGCTAGAATTTTCCCCTGTCCTACAAGGAATATTGGACGAGTCCAATGTCAGCCTTGTCCACAATCTATCCGAAGAGGAAGAGGACCTTCTGATCGACCTGCTGCAAAAAATTAGTATAGACCCTGACGAATAA
- a CDS encoding MFS transporter — MSSTATTATTYQENIEVQKKRWLILIVLNLFTFMSTLDGSIVNIALPVLSRTLHLPVAQIEWVTTAYLMAICTAILFFGKLGDIVGKIKIFKIGTIVFILGSLLCGLSSSLSMLLISRIIQAIGASMTMANSQGIVTDVFPSNERGKALGLIGTFVSLGSIAGPSLGGIIVSSLGWQYIFWVNVPIGLVAVFLGWKLLPKDLIKVKDKIDVPGSLVFAIFILTLFVGLLLGQQVGYGDKRIVASLVMAVVAFAMFIRLELRRPQPLLQLALFKNPLFSLSILCAFLVFVANFCFNIISPFYAQNMLNLSPFHAGFLLMLFPISMVIVAPLSGALSDKIGSELLTFAGLVVMVIAQIGLAQLHAGSSIPLVGLWIAMLGIGSGLFQSPNNSLIMSTVPRTQLGSAGSVNSLVRNVGMVVGITLATSILFYIMSKEAGYRVTGLVPGHPEIFLAGMHVVFMTSASICLVAALLTGWRLIGARRVRTQQEKG; from the coding sequence ATGAGTTCAACTGCTACAACGGCTACAACCTATCAAGAGAATATCGAAGTCCAGAAGAAACGTTGGCTGATTTTAATTGTTTTGAATCTGTTTACATTTATGTCCACATTGGATGGAAGCATCGTCAATATCGCTCTTCCTGTGTTGTCTCGCACATTACATTTACCCGTAGCACAGATTGAATGGGTGACAACCGCCTATTTAATGGCGATATGTACCGCTATTTTATTTTTTGGCAAGCTTGGAGATATCGTCGGTAAAATCAAAATATTTAAAATCGGCACAATCGTATTCATTCTTGGCTCCCTATTGTGCGGTCTTAGCTCTTCGCTCTCTATGCTGCTGATTTCCCGCATTATTCAGGCGATTGGGGCGTCCATGACCATGGCAAACAGCCAGGGGATTGTGACAGATGTCTTCCCCTCCAATGAACGGGGCAAAGCACTTGGCCTCATTGGAACCTTCGTTTCTCTAGGTAGTATCGCCGGGCCAAGCTTGGGCGGTATTATTGTCTCCTCGCTCGGCTGGCAGTACATTTTCTGGGTCAATGTACCGATAGGATTGGTCGCTGTCTTTCTTGGCTGGAAGCTTCTGCCGAAGGATTTGATCAAGGTGAAAGATAAAATTGACGTTCCCGGTAGCTTGGTATTTGCTATTTTTATTCTCACTTTGTTCGTCGGATTGTTGCTGGGACAACAGGTCGGGTATGGCGACAAACGTATCGTTGCTTCGCTGGTGATGGCTGTAGTTGCTTTTGCCATGTTTATTCGATTGGAACTTCGTCGTCCACAGCCACTGCTACAGCTCGCGCTATTCAAAAATCCGTTATTTTCGCTCAGTATTTTGTGTGCTTTTCTGGTGTTCGTCGCTAACTTTTGCTTTAACATCATTTCACCTTTTTATGCGCAGAATATGCTGAACTTGTCGCCTTTTCATGCCGGGTTCCTGCTGATGTTGTTCCCCATCTCTATGGTTATTGTGGCCCCACTCAGCGGTGCGCTTTCCGATAAAATCGGGTCTGAACTGCTCACATTCGCCGGGCTGGTCGTTATGGTCATTGCCCAGATTGGATTGGCCCAACTGCATGCAGGCAGCTCCATCCCGCTCGTGGGTCTGTGGATTGCCATGCTGGGCATTGGCAGTGGTTTATTCCAATCGCCGAACAACTCGCTGATTATGTCCACGGTACCCCGCACACAGCTCGGCTCAGCCGGTAGCGTCAATTCGCTGGTTCGCAACGTCGGTATGGTTGTGGGGATCACCTTGGCCACATCAATCCTCTTTTATATTATGAGTAAAGAGGCTGGTTATCGGGTCACCGGCTTGGTCCCGGGTCATCCAGAAATTTTTCTGGCAGGCATGCATGTAGTCTTTATGACGTCTGCGTCCATCTGTCTTGTGGCGGCATTGTTAACAGGCTGGCGGCTGATCGGGGCTAGACGGGTAAGAACGCAGCAAGAAAAGGGATAA